The following are encoded in a window of Gasterosteus aculeatus chromosome 5, fGasAcu3.hap1.1, whole genome shotgun sequence genomic DNA:
- the csf3a gene encoding colony stimulating factor 3 (granulocyte) a codes for MDILLVLAIPCYMAAFARGAPLPESSAQVADQQFQGAVQRSRSLTQKILLSIPDAHESCVHAEALKLDSPQNAKLAVMASNIGIPSAPVLRVVSESFSLEDVLRNVSEGLQLHRALLRSVSPRLQNKDKVAALLADIKDLIIQINKMVKMANGEAAVQPSPSPVVLRLPGEYDVQVAAHLSLGQLQSFGRDVLRCLRSLDRSGEEEAES; via the exons atggacatcctgctgg tTCTCGCCATTCCCTGCTACATGGCCGCCTTCGCCCGCGGCGCGCCTTTGCCGGAGAGCAGCGCGCAGGTCGCGGATCAGCAGTTCCAGGGCGCCGTGCAGAGGAGCCGCAGCTTGACGCAGAAGATCCTGCTCTCCATCCCCGACGCGCACGAGTCGTGCGTCCACGCGGAG GCGCTAAAACTCGACTCCCCACAAAACGCCAAGCTTGCGGTCATGGCGTCCAACATCGGCATCCCGTCGGCTCCTGTGCTCAGAGTCGTGTCCGAAAGCTTCTCCTTG gaGGACGTTTTGAGGAACGTGTCCGAGGGCCTCCAGCTGCACCGGGCCTTGCTGCGCTCGGTCTCTCCTCGGCtgcaaaacaaagacaaagtggCCGCGCTGCTGGCTGACATCAAAGACCTGATCATCCAGATCAATAAG ATGGTGAAAATGGCCAACGGGGAGGCCGCGGTGCAGCCCTCGCCCTCGCCCGTAGTCCTGCGGCTCCCCGGGGAATACGACGTCCAGGTGGCGGCGCACCTGAGTCTGGGGCAGCTGCAGAGCTTCGGGCGGGACGTGCTGCGCTGCCTCAGGAGTCTGGACCggagcggcgaggaggaggccgagagctGA